The following are encoded in a window of Pangasianodon hypophthalmus isolate fPanHyp1 chromosome 14, fPanHyp1.pri, whole genome shotgun sequence genomic DNA:
- the or40a1 gene encoding odorant receptor 107-1, which yields MNNTNGTDSFDKGFYLVAYNSLGNKNYLILALGSIYLITLLCNFILLAMILMNSSLQNPKFLAVCNLAVVDISINSVIIPQMVPVFVFNLNHISFEACFSQMFFMHFFGDMESFSLALLAYDRLIAICFPLRYPTINTNLRMVLIIAGLWFLVFLIELYPVALASGLSYCRSRVVPSCCCEHGPVYNLACGDISYNKRLALAKTLAVLLGPLSFIICSYVIVVVAVLRIASTTQRWKAFNTCLTHMILVLMYYLPVILAYILGNLKLLQSIDIYTAVLTVCVTLPAMLNPIIYSLKTEELRDKLLIFFKPQKVSNTVE from the coding sequence ATGAATAACACCAATGGGACAGATTCATTTGATAAAGGATTTTATCTAGTTGCTTACAATTCTTTGGGCAATAAGAACTACCTGATATTGGCATTAGGAAGTATCTACCTGATCACACTGCTATGTAATTTTATCCTTCTGGCCATGATCCTGATGAACTCCAGTTTACAGAACCCCAAGTTTCTTGCCGTTTGTAACCTTGCTGTAGTTGACATTTCTATAAACAGTGTTATTATTCCACAAATGGTTCCTGTGTTTGTATTTAACCTTAATCACATCAGTTTTGAAGCATGCTTCTCCCAGATGTTTTTCATGCACTTTTTTGGTGACATGGAGTCCTTTTCACTGGCCCTATTGGCTTATGATCGCTTGATTGCTATCTGCTTTCCTTTGCGCTATCCTACTATCAATACTAATCTGAGGATGGTGCTTATAATAGCCGGCCTGTGGTTTCTGGTATTTTTGATTGAGCTTTACCCTGTAGCTCTGGCCAGTGGTCTGTCCTACTGTAGATCAAGAGTGGTGCCAAGCTGTTGTTGTGAGCATGGCCCAGTTTACAATCTAGCCTGTGGAGATATATCTTATAACAAGAGACTGGCACTTGCTAAGACATTAGCTGTCCTGCTTGGTCCTTTGTCTTTCATTATTTGCTCATATGTCATAGTGGTGGTGGCAGTGTTGCGAATTGCGTCTACAACCCAACGTTGGAAGGCTTTCAACACCTGTCTTACTCACATGATCTTGGTCCTCATGTATTACCTGCCAGTGATTTTGGCTTACATACTAGGGAACTTGAAATTACTGCAATCAATTGATATTTatacagcagttctgacagtgtGTGTCACCCTGCCAGCCATGTTAAACCCTATCATATATAGTTTAAAGACTGAGGAACTGCGAGACAagttgctgattttttttaagccacAAAAAGTATCAAACACAGTTGAATAA
- the LOC117599054 gene encoding olfactory receptor 1M1-like gives MMSALNPRLLQNASLVHPEYFFISGFSGLPFSQYYFAFLIFIYIISLCGNSIVLLMILVDRSLHNPKYMGIFNLALSDFGETNALIPSLVKTFFFDSQYISYEACLANMFFNFFFYSGQSLTLVVLAYDRFIAICLPLRYHAIVNNSFMFATLTAIWLFNVVVIGTLVFLITRLSFCKTNEVKSFFCDHGPIYTIACNDNSINSFMAKFCTAIYLYAPLTAIVLSYVGILLALTKITTWEGRLKALKTCISHLLVVGVFFLPVVSTYLAALTFSLHPNARIINTSLSRTIPPMLNPIIYVLNTKDFRSFITKMLKKKTTIISHVHALAN, from the coding sequence ATGATGAGTGCTTTGAACCCCAGATTATTACAAAATGCATCACTTGTGCATCCGGAGTACTTTTTCATCAGTGGATTTTCTGGGCTACCTTTCAGCCAATACTACtttgcttttttaatatttatctaTATTATTTCACTGTGTGGGAACTCAATCGTCCTTTTAATGATATTAGTTGATCGAAGTTTGCATAATCCTAAATACATGGGGATCTTTAATTTAGCTCTGTCAGACTTTGGTGAAACAAATGCACTGATTCCTAGCCTTGTGAAGACCTTCTTTTTTGATTCACAGTACATATCCTATGAGGCGTGTTTGgctaacatgttttttaattttttcttttatagtgGACAGTCTTTAACTCTTGTTGTCCTGGCATATGATCGCTTTATTGCCATTTGCTTACCCCTGAGATACCATGCTATTGTGAATAACTCCTTCATGTTTGCAACTTTAACAGCAATATggttatttaatgttgttgtaaTTGGCACACTGGTGTTTTTGATTACACGACTTTCATTCTGTAAAACCAATGAGGTAAAGAGCTTTTTTTGTGACCATGGGCCAATTTATACAATTGCATGTAATGACAACAGCATAAATTCCTTCATGGCAAAATTTTGTACTGCAATATACCTCTATGCACCATTGACTGCCATAGTCTTATCATACGTAGGCATTCTGTTGGCCTTAACTAAGATTACAACATGGGAGGGTCGTCTTAAAGCACTCAAAACCTGCATCTCTCATCTCTTGGTAGTAGGAGTATTTTTCCTACCTGTTGTGAGTACATACCTTGCTGCATtaactttctctctccatcctaATGCTAGGATAATTAATACTTCACTATCAAGAACTATTCCACCCATGTTAAATCCCATCATTTATGTCTTGAACACAAAGGATTTCAGAAGCTTTATAACGAAGATGCTTAAAAAGAAAACCACCATAATTTCCCATGTGCATGCTTTAGCAAACTGA
- the LOC117599055 gene encoding olfactory receptor 1M1-like, giving the protein MMSALNPRLLQNASLVHPEYFFISGFSGLPFSQYYFAFLIFIYIISLCGNSIVLLMILVDRSLHNPKYMGIFNLALSDFGETNALIPSLVKTFFFDSQYISYEACLANMFFTFFFAGGQSLTLVALAYDRFIAICLPLRYHAIVNNSFMFATLTAIWLFNVVVIGTTVVLITQLSFCKTNEVKSFFCDHGPIYTIACNDNSINSFMAKFCTAIYLYAPLTAIVLSYVGILLALTKITTWEGRLKALKTCISHLLVVGVFFLPVVSTYLAALTFSLHPNARIINTSLSRTIPPMLNPIIYVLNTKDFRSFITKMLKKKTTIISHVHALAN; this is encoded by the coding sequence ATGATGAGTGCTTTGAACCCCAGATTATTACAAAATGCATCACTTGTGCATCCGGAGTACTTTTTCATCAGTGGATTTTCTGGGCTACCTTTCAGCCAATACTACtttgcttttttaatatttatctaTATTATTTCACTGTGTGGGAACTCAATCGTCCTTTTAATGATATTAGTTGATCGAAGTTTGCATAATCCTAAATACATGGGGATCTTTAATTTAGCTCTGTCAGACTTTGGTGAAACAAATGCACTGATTCCTAGCCTTGTGAAGACCTTCTTTTTTGATTCACAGTACATATCCTATGAGGCGTGTTTGGCTAAcatgttttttacttttttctttgctggTGGACAGTCTTTAACTCTTGTTGCCCTGGCATATGATCGCTTTATTGCCATTTGCTTACCCCTGAGATACCATGCTATTGTGAATAACTCCTTCATGTTTGCAACTTTAACAGCAATATggttatttaatgttgttgtaaTTGGCACAACTGTGGTTTTGATTACACAACTTTCATTCTGTAAAACCAATGAGGTAAAGAGCTTTTTTTGTGACCATGGGCCAATTTATACAATTGCATGTAATGACAACAGCATAAATTCCTTCATGGCAAAATTTTGTACTGCAATATACCTCTATGCACCATTGACTGCCATAGTCTTATCATACGTAGGCATTCTGTTGGCCTTAACTAAGATTACAACATGGGAGGGTCGTCTTAAAGCACTCAAAACCTGCATCTCTCATCTCTTGGTAGTAGGAGTATTTTTCCTACCTGTTGTGAGTACATACCTTGCTGCATtaactttctctctccatcctaATGCTAGGATAATTAATACTTCACTATCAAGAACTATTCCACCCATGTTAAATCCCATCATTTATGTCTTGAACACAAAGGATTTCAGAAGCTTTATAACGAAGATGCTTAAAAAGAAAACCACCATAATTTCCCATGTGCATGCTTTAGCAAACTGA
- the LOC117599057 gene encoding olfactory receptor 1M1-like, which produces MNSIKITSDLNYSLLQNASFVRPEYFFISGFSGLPFSQYYFAFLIFMYIISLCGNSVVLLMILVDRSLHIPKYMGIFNLALSDFGETNALIPSLVKTFLFNSQYISYEACLANMFFTFFFAGGQSLTLVAMACDRFIAICLPLRYHAIVNNSFMFATLTAIWLFNVVIIGTMVVLITRLSFCKTNEVKSFFCDHGPIYTIACNDNSINSFMAKLCIAVYLYAPLTAIVLSYVGILLALTKITTWEGRLKALKTCISHLLIVCTFFIPVSSMYIAAVMLPLHPNIRIINTSLSVTIPPMLNPIIYVLNTKEFRGFIMKMLKKKNTTIPLEK; this is translated from the coding sequence ATGAACAGCATCAAAATCACAAGTGATTTGAACTACAGTTTATTACAAAATGCATCATTTGTGCGTCCAGAGTACTTTTTCATCAGTGGATTTTCTGGGCTACCTTTCAGCCAATACTactttgcttttttaatttttatgtatattatcTCATTGTGCGGGAACTCGGTTGTCCTTTTAATGATATTAGTTGATCGAAGTCTGCATATTCCTAAATACATGGGAATCTTTAATTTAGCTCTGTCAGACTTTGGTGAAACAAATGCACTGATTCCTAGCCTTGTGaagacttttctttttaattcacAGTACATATCCTATGAGGCGTGTTTGGCTAAcatgttttttacttttttctttgctggTGGACAGTCTTTAACTCTTGTTGCCATGGCGTGTGATCGCTTTATTGCCATTTGCTTACCCCTGAGATACCATGCTATTGTGAATAACTCCTTCATGTTTGCAACTTTAACAGCAATATggttatttaatgttgttataATTGGCACAATGGTGGTTTTGATTACACGACTTTCATTCTGTAAAACCAATGAGGTAAAGAGCTTTTTTTGTGACCATGGGCCAATTTATACGATTGCTTGTAATGACAACAGCATAAATTCCTTCATGGCAAAATTATGTATTGCAGTATACCTGTATGCACCATTGACTGCCATAGTCTTATCATACGTAGGCATTCTGTTGGCCTTAACTAAGATTACAACATGGGAGGGTCGTCTTAAAGCACTCAAAACCTGCATCTCTCATCTGTTGATagtgtgtacatttttcattcCTGTATCAAGTATGTATATTGCTGCGGTAATGTTGCCTCTCCATCCTAACATTAGGATAATTAATACTTCACTATCGGTAACCATTCCACCTATGTTAAATCCCATCATTTATGTCTTGaacacaaaggaattcagaggCTTTATAATGAAGatgcttaaaaagaaaaacaccacaATTCCCCTAGAAAAGTGA
- the LOC113539141 gene encoding olfactory receptor 1-like gives MSALNYSLLENVLFVRPKYFFISGFSGLPFSQYYFVFLIFVYIASLCGNSIVLFMILVDRSLHIPKYMGIFNLALSDFGETNALIPNLVKTFLFNSQYIPYEACLANMFFTFFFAGGQSLTLVALAYDRFIAICLPLRYHAIVNNSFMFATLAAIWLFNIITVGTLVVLITRLSFCKTNEVKSFFCDHGPIYTIACNDTSINSFMANFFIAVYLYAPLVFIVISYLGILLSLIKITTWEGRLKALKTCGSHLLVVGVFFLPVSSTYLAAVTSSLHPNARIINTSLSVAIPPMLNPIIYVFNTKDFRGFIVKMFKKKTTISRVQALAK, from the coding sequence ATGAGTGCTTTGAACTACAGTTTActagaaaatgtattatttgtgcGTCCAAAGTACTTTTTCATCAGTGGATTTTCTGGGCTACCTTTCAGCCAATactactttgtttttttaatttttgtctaCATTGCTTCACTGTGTGGGAATTCAATTGTACTTTTCATGATATTAGTTGATCGAAGTCTGCATATTCCTAAATACATGGGAATCTTTAATTTAGCTCTGTCAGACTTTGGTGAAACAAATGCATTGATTCCTAACCTTGTGaagacttttctttttaattcacAGTACATACCCTATGAGGCGTGTTTGGCTAAcatgttttttacttttttctttgctggTGGACAGTCTTTAACTCTTGTTGCCCTGGCATATGATCGCTTTATTGCCATTTGCTTACCCCTGAGATACCATGCTATTGTAAATAACTCCTTCATGTTTGCAACTTTAGCAGCAATTtggttatttaatattattacagtTGGCACACTGGTAGTTTTGATTACACGACTTTCATTCTGTAAAACCAATGAGGTAAAGAGCTTTTTTTGTGACCATGGGCCAATTTACACAATTGCGTGTAATGACACCAGCATAAATTCCTTCATGGCAAACTTTTTCATTGCAGTATACCTGTATGCACCTTTGGTTTTCATAGTCATATCATACTTAGGTATTCTGTTGTCCTTAATTAAGATTACAACATGGGAGGGTCGTCTTAAAGCACTCAAAACTTGTGGCTCTCATCTCTTGGTAGTAGGAGTATTTTTCCTTCCTGTATCGAGTACGTACCTTGCTGCTGTAACATCCTCTCTCCATCCTAATGCTAGGATAATTAATACTTCACTATCAGTCGCAATTCCACCCATGTTAAATCCCATCATTTATGTCTTTAACACAAAAGATTTCAGAGGCTTTatagtgaaaatgtttaaaaagaaaactacaATTTCCCGGGTGCAGGCTTTGGCAAAGTGA